One region of Natronorubrum aibiense genomic DNA includes:
- the katG gene encoding catalase/peroxidase HPI, giving the protein MTGSSQDWWPNQLNLEVLDQNARPAGPLDEEFDYAEEFEKLDLDEVKADIAEVLTTSQDWWPADYGHYGPLIIRMAWHSAGTYRTSDGRGGASGGRQRFAPLSAWPDNVNLDKARRVLWPVKQKYGRSLSWADLLVLSGNVALESMGFETYGFAGGRDDDFEPDKAVDWGPEEEMMGDERHDEEGNLEGDVAADHMGLIYVNPEGPGGDPDPEESAKYIRQSFKRMAMNDEETVALIAGGHEFGKVHGAAPDDNLGPDPEEAPIDMQGLGWDNEYGTGKGDDTITSGLEGPWTESPIEWNHDFLENLFEYEYELDESPAGAYQWTPVDEEAQGAAPAAHDPDGSQTPMMLTTDLALKEDPDYREIAERFYENPEELEEAFAKAWYKLIHRDMGPTERFLGPEVPDEEFLWQDPIPDVDHELIGDKEIADLKTEILESELSVSELVKAAWASASTYRDSDKRGGANGARVRLEPQKNWEVNDPEELATVLSILEEIQEDFNSSRSDDVRVSLADLIVLGGSAAVEQAAADAGYDVEVPFEPGRTDATQDQTDVESFEWLEPDADGFRNYYTEGDAMDRTQEELLVDKADLLTLSASEMTALVGGMRALNANYQNSDLGVFTDEPETLNNDFFETVLDMGYEWEAASEDEAVFELRDRETGEVEFKGSRVDLVFGSNSRLRAIAEVYGAEDGEQKFVQDFVETWSKVMQLDRFDLE; this is encoded by the coding sequence ATGACTGGGTCTTCCCAAGACTGGTGGCCGAATCAGTTGAACTTAGAGGTTCTCGATCAGAACGCTCGTCCAGCCGGTCCGCTGGACGAAGAGTTCGACTACGCCGAGGAGTTCGAGAAACTCGATCTCGACGAAGTGAAAGCGGACATCGCCGAGGTGTTGACGACGTCCCAAGACTGGTGGCCTGCTGATTATGGCCATTACGGGCCACTCATTATCCGGATGGCGTGGCACAGCGCGGGTACGTACCGTACCAGCGACGGCCGCGGGGGCGCATCCGGTGGCCGACAGCGCTTTGCCCCGCTCAGCGCCTGGCCCGACAACGTCAACCTCGACAAGGCGCGACGGGTCCTCTGGCCAGTCAAGCAGAAGTACGGCCGCAGCCTTTCGTGGGCCGACCTGCTGGTCCTGTCCGGGAACGTCGCACTCGAGTCGATGGGCTTCGAGACGTACGGCTTCGCCGGCGGGCGCGATGACGACTTCGAGCCCGACAAGGCCGTCGACTGGGGTCCCGAAGAAGAAATGATGGGCGACGAGCGTCACGACGAGGAGGGCAACCTCGAGGGCGACGTCGCTGCTGACCACATGGGCCTCATTTACGTGAACCCTGAAGGGCCGGGCGGCGACCCCGATCCGGAGGAGTCGGCGAAGTACATCCGCCAGTCGTTCAAACGCATGGCGATGAACGACGAGGAAACCGTCGCGCTCATCGCCGGCGGACACGAGTTCGGGAAAGTCCACGGCGCTGCCCCCGACGACAACCTCGGTCCGGACCCGGAAGAGGCACCGATCGACATGCAGGGGCTGGGCTGGGACAACGAGTACGGCACCGGGAAAGGCGACGACACGATCACCAGCGGCCTCGAGGGGCCGTGGACCGAGTCACCGATCGAGTGGAACCACGACTTCCTCGAGAACCTGTTCGAGTACGAGTACGAACTGGACGAGAGCCCCGCCGGCGCCTACCAGTGGACGCCGGTCGACGAGGAGGCACAGGGCGCTGCGCCAGCCGCCCACGATCCCGACGGCAGCCAGACGCCCATGATGCTCACGACGGACCTCGCGCTCAAGGAGGATCCGGACTACCGTGAGATCGCCGAGCGCTTCTACGAGAACCCTGAAGAACTCGAGGAAGCCTTCGCGAAAGCCTGGTACAAGCTGATCCACCGCGACATGGGCCCGACAGAGCGGTTCCTCGGTCCGGAAGTTCCAGACGAGGAGTTCCTGTGGCAAGACCCCATCCCCGACGTCGACCACGAACTGATCGGCGACAAGGAGATCGCCGACCTCAAAACGGAGATTCTCGAGTCGGAGCTGTCCGTCTCCGAGCTGGTCAAGGCCGCCTGGGCGTCGGCGTCGACCTACCGCGACAGCGACAAGCGCGGTGGCGCAAACGGTGCCCGCGTCCGTCTGGAGCCCCAGAAGAACTGGGAAGTCAACGACCCCGAGGAGCTGGCGACGGTGCTTTCGATCCTCGAAGAGATCCAGGAAGACTTCAACAGCTCGCGATCCGACGACGTGCGGGTTTCGCTCGCTGACCTGATCGTTCTCGGTGGCTCCGCCGCCGTCGAACAGGCAGCTGCCGACGCCGGCTACGATGTCGAGGTGCCGTTCGAACCCGGCCGTACCGACGCCACGCAGGACCAGACTGACGTCGAGTCCTTCGAGTGGCTCGAGCCCGACGCTGACGGGTTCCGCAACTACTACACCGAGGGTGACGCGATGGACCGCACGCAGGAGGAGCTGCTGGTCGACAAGGCCGACCTTCTGACGCTGTCGGCTTCCGAGATGACGGCGCTGGTCGGCGGCATGCGCGCACTGAACGCCAACTACCAGAACTCCGATCTCGGTGTCTTCACCGACGAGCCGGAAACGTTGAACAACGACTTCTTCGAGACCGTCCTCGACATGGGCTACGAGTGGGAAGCGGCCTCGGAGGACGAAGCTGTCTTCGAGCTTCGCGACCGCGAAACGGGCGAGGTCGAATTCAAAGGTTCCCGCGTGGACCTCGTCTTCGGCTCGAACTCCCGACTTCGCGCCATCGCGGAGGTCTACGGCGCCGAGGACGGCGAGCAGAAGTTCGTCCAGGACTTCGTTGAGACGTGGAGCAAAGTGATGCAACTCGACCGCTTCGACCTCGAGTAA
- a CDS encoding GNAT family N-acetyltransferase — protein MEIREATTADIDTIRSIAHRSLNSTYTDFLGGETIDEAVEQWYGDSFDDELEDDHSLVLVVERDGEIVGFSQSDLVGQRYDTGRLLWLHIDPDHRGGGTGVRLLVRTRERLLGEGADHIQCLVLEDNEGGNEFYQDHGFEQAGQREVEIGDQTFTENVYVESEIGEEGWGAVDELEVDGETIYVSYGEASRGAKAPFYSAYKNEDRTEQYALLCGNCNSIDNAMDAMGRVECNVCGNRRKATRWDSSYL, from the coding sequence ATGGAGATTCGTGAAGCGACTACTGCCGACATCGATACCATTCGCTCGATCGCCCATCGCTCGCTCAACTCGACGTACACTGACTTCCTCGGCGGCGAGACGATCGACGAGGCCGTCGAACAGTGGTACGGCGACTCGTTTGACGACGAACTCGAGGACGATCACTCGCTCGTCCTCGTCGTCGAACGCGACGGCGAGATCGTTGGCTTCTCACAGAGTGATCTGGTCGGCCAACGCTACGACACCGGCCGACTGTTGTGGCTCCACATCGATCCCGACCACCGTGGCGGTGGCACGGGTGTCCGCTTGCTCGTCCGAACCCGCGAGCGGCTGCTCGGGGAAGGAGCCGACCACATCCAGTGTCTCGTCCTCGAGGACAACGAGGGTGGCAACGAGTTTTACCAGGATCACGGCTTCGAGCAGGCCGGCCAGCGCGAGGTCGAGATCGGTGACCAGACGTTTACCGAAAACGTCTACGTCGAAAGCGAGATCGGTGAGGAAGGCTGGGGCGCTGTCGACGAACTCGAGGTCGACGGCGAGACGATCTACGTGAGCTACGGCGAGGCGTCCCGCGGTGCGAAAGCACCGTTTTACAGCGCGTACAAGAACGAGGATCGGACGGAGCAGTACGCGTTGCTCTGTGGAAACTGCAACTCGATCGACAATGCCATGGACGCGATGGGGCGTGTCGAATGTAACGTCTGTGGGAACCGACGGAAGGCGACGCGGTGGGACTCGTCGTATCTCTAG
- a CDS encoding RimK family alpha-L-glutamate ligase, with protein MAVADPVTVGVLSLHTSKETKAILNAVEALGHDTEWLRNENTAVSVTDGEVVLEPDVDVIANRMLLSNTEQPAEELGLANTFAQLMPMLNEPATVLTAMHKLSTATTLAANDVQTPNVTLALNSEQLNAARDRYGEEAVYKTAIGTHGGGTWKVGRDEPINAKVGNRYAFLQELIDRDGAKHRDVRVYVVGGEIIGAMYRYAPDNDWRTNVALGGSVENATDDLPEEARAMARQASNAIGLDYAGVDLVEGDDGWFVLEVNPTAGFKGLYEATHVSPAPYIAKLAIERAGGEVDEERVQELSNVLDDSRPTAQPSRSSKPDAEPAVIGYTEEIVLSGTSGSKSVMAKSDTGATRTSIDTGLAADIGAGPIKSITRIRSGSSKTAKSRPVVDVVIGVGGNQHTVTASVEDRSHMDYPVILGRDILENYQVDVSRRTDSDAHDTPEEEE; from the coding sequence ATGGCTGTTGCAGATCCTGTCACTGTCGGGGTATTGAGTCTTCATACAAGCAAAGAGACAAAGGCGATTTTGAACGCGGTCGAGGCACTGGGTCACGATACGGAATGGCTTCGAAACGAGAACACTGCCGTCAGCGTCACTGACGGTGAGGTCGTCCTCGAGCCGGACGTGGACGTCATCGCGAATCGGATGCTGCTGTCGAACACCGAACAGCCCGCTGAAGAACTCGGGCTTGCAAACACGTTCGCACAGCTGATGCCGATGTTGAACGAGCCGGCGACGGTGTTGACGGCAATGCATAAGCTCTCGACGGCGACGACGCTCGCCGCGAACGATGTCCAGACCCCCAACGTCACCCTCGCGCTCAACAGCGAACAGCTCAACGCCGCACGCGACCGCTACGGCGAGGAAGCAGTCTATAAAACAGCGATCGGCACTCACGGCGGCGGCACCTGGAAAGTCGGCCGCGACGAGCCGATCAACGCGAAAGTCGGCAACCGATACGCATTCTTGCAGGAACTGATCGACCGGGACGGGGCCAAACACCGAGACGTTCGCGTCTACGTCGTCGGTGGCGAGATCATCGGCGCGATGTACCGCTACGCACCCGACAACGACTGGCGAACCAACGTCGCCCTCGGCGGCTCCGTCGAAAACGCGACCGACGACCTCCCCGAAGAGGCTCGAGCGATGGCTCGACAGGCATCCAACGCCATCGGTCTCGACTACGCCGGCGTCGACCTTGTCGAAGGCGACGACGGTTGGTTCGTCCTCGAGGTCAACCCAACGGCGGGATTCAAGGGTCTGTACGAGGCGACTCACGTCAGTCCGGCACCCTACATCGCAAAGCTCGCGATCGAGCGCGCGGGCGGTGAAGTCGACGAAGAGCGCGTCCAGGAACTCTCGAACGTCCTCGATGACTCCCGGCCGACGGCCCAGCCGAGCCGGTCGTCCAAACCGGACGCCGAGCCGGCTGTGATCGGCTACACAGAGGAGATCGTCCTCTCGGGAACCAGCGGCTCGAAATCCGTGATGGCGAAATCCGACACCGGTGCGACGCGGACGAGTATCGACACTGGACTCGCGGCCGACATCGGGGCCGGCCCGATCAAATCCATCACGCGGATCCGCTCCGGCAGTAGCAAGACCGCAAAGAGTCGTCCCGTCGTCGACGTCGTCATCGGCGTCGGCGGGAACCAACACACCGTCACCGCAAGCGTCGAAGACCGCAGCCACATGGACTACCCCGTCATCCTCGGCCGCGACATCCTCGAGAACTACCAGGTCGATGTCAGCCGACGGACGGACAGCGACGCTCACGACACGCCCGAAGAAGAAGAGTAA
- a CDS encoding flippase — protein sequence MSRQDHIVHGFKATLVARAVYMLSSALLMFLLARYLLDPDSYGTLYWVIGVLAMVQLVADLGLGKSAARYFSEYREKAPGQIPHLIKTTISVKIVIITLVSYLLVVFHEELAISLGEPSAAPFLAAGVIYITVFSFSTFTQIAFQGFNNLGYSAIVQAVSGAARLAFAVGFVLMGLGALGAFFGYVVGYAISAAIGLALLYYKFYARYEPAETYEDGLSQRLLEYSVPLTATRSANVVDKQIDTVLVGVFLTPTAVAFYTLGKQISDFVLAPAESLGFTISPNFGEQKATGQLEQARRIYETSLTNTMLLYIPATVGLVIVADPLVTMVFGGDYAGAVPVLQVLAVFIILQAITNLTSDSLDYLGRARARAIAKGGTSAANFGLNLVLIPTIGVVGAAIATVATHSVYVAVNLYIVHSELSLRLRRLGKTMGLICGITGVMALAVLLVTPLVSSPLMLIGAIALGAVTWAILAVVSGLVDPQAVRSTVT from the coding sequence ATGAGTAGACAGGATCACATCGTCCACGGGTTCAAGGCAACGCTCGTCGCTCGAGCCGTCTACATGCTCTCGAGCGCGCTGTTAATGTTCTTGCTGGCGCGGTATCTCCTCGATCCGGACAGCTACGGGACGCTGTACTGGGTGATCGGGGTGCTCGCGATGGTTCAGTTGGTCGCGGATCTCGGCCTCGGGAAGTCGGCAGCGCGGTACTTCTCGGAGTACCGGGAGAAAGCGCCGGGACAGATCCCCCACCTGATCAAGACGACGATCTCGGTTAAGATCGTCATCATCACGCTCGTTTCCTACCTTCTCGTGGTGTTTCACGAGGAGCTTGCGATCAGTCTGGGCGAACCGTCGGCCGCGCCGTTTCTCGCAGCAGGTGTCATCTACATCACCGTCTTCTCGTTCAGTACCTTCACACAGATCGCCTTTCAGGGATTCAATAACCTCGGATACAGCGCGATCGTTCAGGCAGTCAGTGGTGCCGCTCGCCTCGCTTTTGCCGTCGGATTCGTCCTCATGGGACTGGGCGCACTCGGGGCCTTTTTCGGCTACGTTGTTGGCTACGCGATCTCGGCCGCGATCGGACTCGCCCTGTTGTATTACAAATTCTACGCCCGCTACGAACCAGCCGAGACGTACGAGGACGGACTCTCACAGCGACTCCTCGAGTACAGCGTGCCGCTGACGGCGACGCGCAGTGCGAACGTAGTCGACAAGCAGATCGACACCGTGCTCGTCGGCGTCTTTCTAACCCCGACCGCGGTTGCGTTCTACACGCTCGGAAAGCAGATCTCGGATTTCGTCCTCGCACCCGCCGAATCGCTCGGCTTTACCATCTCACCGAATTTCGGCGAGCAGAAAGCGACGGGCCAACTCGAGCAGGCACGTCGGATCTACGAGACGTCGCTGACGAATACGATGTTGCTCTACATTCCGGCGACCGTCGGACTCGTCATCGTCGCGGACCCGCTCGTCACGATGGTTTTCGGCGGCGATTATGCGGGCGCAGTCCCCGTCTTGCAGGTCCTCGCCGTCTTCATCATCCTGCAGGCGATTACGAACCTGACCAGCGACAGTCTTGACTATCTCGGCCGCGCTCGAGCGCGGGCCATCGCGAAAGGGGGGACCTCGGCGGCTAACTTCGGGCTCAATCTCGTGCTCATTCCGACGATCGGTGTCGTCGGCGCGGCGATCGCGACGGTCGCCACCCACTCGGTGTACGTCGCGGTGAACCTCTACATCGTCCACTCGGAACTCTCGCTGCGACTTCGTCGACTGGGCAAGACGATGGGACTGATCTGTGGGATCACCGGCGTGATGGCGCTCGCCGTGTTACTCGTGACGCCGCTGGTTTCGAGTCCACTCATGTTGATCGGCGCGATCGCACTCGGCGCGGTGACGTGGGCGATCCTCGCCGTTGTGAGCGGACTCGTCGATCCCCAAGCGGTTCGATCCACAGTGACGTGA
- a CDS encoding succinylglutamate desuccinylase/aspartoacylase family protein encodes MSDDIDEPPDSSDVGDAEPFTYNGGRVDPGESANIRYGISETYLGDPVRIPVTVINGEHPGPTVFLSAAAHGDELNGIEVVREVAHDWDHSNLHGTLICLPVMNVHGFLAQERYLPIYDRDLNRSFPGRAGSTSARRMAHQIFTNFIEPCDIGLDFHTSTRGRTNMLHVRANMENSKVARVAKAFSSNVIIAGEGPSGTLRREATQAGIPTITIEMGEAHRFQRQLIDRALTGVASVLAEFGLHPESSVHWPGWRTIIDDDNEKTWIRADAGGIVDMKRGRGELVKEGEVICVITNPFKEEEDIVTVEAPFTGLIVGVLENPVVYPGNPLCHLVGLSPDTLTALERERTTDRSRADRRTSESTLD; translated from the coding sequence ATGAGCGACGATATCGACGAACCACCCGACTCGAGCGACGTCGGCGACGCCGAACCGTTTACGTACAACGGCGGCCGCGTCGATCCGGGCGAATCGGCGAACATTCGGTACGGGATCAGCGAAACGTATCTCGGCGATCCGGTTCGGATCCCCGTGACGGTGATCAACGGCGAACATCCGGGTCCGACCGTCTTTCTCTCGGCGGCGGCCCACGGCGACGAACTCAACGGAATTGAGGTCGTCCGAGAGGTCGCCCACGACTGGGACCACTCGAACCTCCACGGCACACTGATCTGTTTGCCCGTGATGAACGTCCACGGCTTTCTCGCACAGGAGCGCTATCTGCCGATCTACGACCGGGACCTGAATCGGTCGTTCCCCGGCCGTGCGGGGTCGACGAGCGCGCGACGGATGGCCCACCAGATCTTTACGAACTTCATCGAACCCTGTGACATCGGGCTCGATTTTCACACCTCCACGCGCGGGCGAACCAATATGTTGCACGTTCGAGCGAACATGGAGAACTCGAAGGTCGCCCGCGTCGCGAAAGCGTTCAGTTCGAACGTCATCATCGCCGGCGAGGGGCCGTCCGGGACGCTTCGGCGGGAGGCGACACAGGCCGGCATTCCGACGATCACCATCGAAATGGGCGAAGCACACCGGTTCCAACGGCAGTTGATCGACCGTGCGTTGACCGGCGTCGCGAGCGTCCTCGCCGAGTTCGGGCTTCATCCGGAGTCGTCGGTTCACTGGCCGGGCTGGCGGACCATTATCGACGACGACAACGAGAAGACCTGGATCCGCGCGGACGCGGGCGGCATCGTCGATATGAAACGCGGACGGGGTGAACTCGTCAAAGAAGGTGAAGTGATCTGTGTGATCACCAATCCGTTCAAAGAAGAAGAGGACATCGTCACCGTCGAAGCGCCGTTTACGGGCCTCATCGTCGGCGTCCTCGAGAATCCGGTCGTCTATCCGGGGAATCCGCTGTGTCACCTCGTCGGGCTCTCGCCGGACACGCTAACGGCACTGGAGCGTGAACGAACCACGGATCGCTCGAGAGCGGACCGGCGAACCTCCGAATCGACACTCGACTGA
- a CDS encoding L-aspartate oxidase, protein MTQIPPADHGVPAADDAGGIDGRLPQGGAEADDRDHEVTSDIVTTSVLVIGAGAAGARVAIELAESGLEPLVVGKRDYGDAHTTWAAGGINAALGSLDPEDDWPIHAADTLNEGHHLNDPEAVELTTKHMPDRIRELDEWGLSFARTDDGAINQRYFGAQSYRRTCFVGDRTGEAMLETLIDRAKALEIPYRENVMITRLLSDGTRVDGAVGFDMETGEGLLFRTNHVVLAAGGFSAAYQRHSSRDDENNGDAQALALEAGARLLDTEFVQFHPTGMVGERYGEEWDGRLVTEAVRGEGGRLYNADGERFMERYSPDQMELDARDVVARAIAAEIREGRGTEHGGVYLDISHRDSKYIRERLPTMVDRFEKLGVDITAEPMEVGPTAHYTMGGVDIDFRTGETGVDGLYAVGEAVAGVHGANRLGGNSLAETVAIGKLVGEHVSEQVTAADHEPTITDGQRALAEREFAALAELAAADGDATPETLLEELGDLLWTHAGILRNEDGLREGLDHLEDLRARTADLQIDGDRTSRSFEYAVDLSMSLTVAEVLLRTALERTESRGAHYRTDFPETDPDWRQNLIVSADERGLSIRRRGVAEPSEPVREALEEGYALDYHHLE, encoded by the coding sequence ATGACACAAATACCGCCTGCTGACCACGGTGTACCGGCGGCCGACGATGCCGGCGGCATCGACGGCCGACTGCCACAAGGCGGAGCCGAGGCTGACGACCGCGACCACGAGGTCACGTCCGACATCGTCACCACATCGGTGCTCGTCATCGGGGCGGGCGCTGCCGGAGCTCGAGTCGCCATCGAACTGGCCGAGTCGGGTCTCGAGCCGCTCGTCGTCGGTAAACGCGATTACGGCGACGCCCACACGACGTGGGCCGCCGGCGGAATCAACGCCGCGCTCGGCTCGCTCGATCCGGAAGACGACTGGCCCATTCACGCCGCGGACACGCTGAACGAAGGCCACCATCTGAACGACCCGGAGGCCGTCGAGCTGACGACCAAACACATGCCCGACCGGATCCGCGAACTCGACGAATGGGGGCTGTCGTTCGCCCGAACCGACGACGGGGCGATCAACCAGCGATACTTCGGCGCGCAGTCCTATCGTCGAACCTGTTTCGTCGGTGATCGAACCGGCGAGGCCATGCTCGAGACGCTGATCGACCGCGCGAAAGCGCTCGAGATCCCCTACCGCGAGAACGTGATGATCACCCGGCTGCTCTCGGACGGCACGCGCGTCGACGGCGCGGTCGGCTTCGACATGGAGACCGGCGAGGGGCTGTTGTTCCGAACGAACCACGTCGTGTTGGCGGCGGGTGGCTTCTCGGCGGCCTACCAGCGCCACTCCTCGCGAGACGACGAGAACAACGGCGACGCACAGGCGCTGGCGCTCGAGGCGGGAGCCCGACTGCTCGACACCGAGTTCGTCCAGTTCCACCCCACCGGCATGGTCGGAGAACGCTACGGCGAGGAGTGGGACGGTCGACTCGTGACGGAGGCCGTCCGCGGAGAGGGTGGCCGACTCTACAACGCGGATGGCGAGCGGTTCATGGAGCGGTACTCGCCGGACCAGATGGAACTCGACGCCAGAGACGTGGTCGCGCGAGCGATTGCAGCGGAGATCCGCGAAGGGCGGGGAACCGAACACGGCGGCGTCTACCTCGACATCTCCCACCGCGATTCGAAGTACATTCGCGAGCGACTGCCGACGATGGTCGACCGGTTCGAGAAACTCGGCGTCGATATCACGGCGGAACCGATGGAAGTCGGGCCGACGGCCCACTACACGATGGGCGGCGTCGATATCGACTTCCGGACAGGGGAGACCGGCGTCGACGGACTGTACGCCGTCGGTGAGGCGGTCGCGGGCGTCCACGGGGCGAACCGCCTCGGTGGCAACTCGCTGGCCGAAACTGTTGCGATCGGTAAACTCGTCGGCGAGCACGTCAGCGAACAGGTCACCGCAGCCGACCACGAGCCCACGATCACCGACGGCCAGCGGGCGCTTGCCGAACGCGAGTTTGCCGCTCTCGCGGAGCTAGCCGCCGCCGACGGCGACGCCACGCCCGAGACGCTGCTCGAGGAACTCGGCGACCTGCTGTGGACCCACGCCGGGATCCTCCGCAACGAGGACGGGCTCCGTGAGGGGCTGGACCATCTCGAGGACCTGCGCGCGCGGACAGCCGATCTCCAGATCGACGGCGACCGCACCTCCCGATCGTTCGAGTACGCCGTCGACCTCTCGATGAGCCTCACCGTCGCCGAGGTGTTGCTCCGGACGGCCCTCGAGCGGACCGAGTCCCGCGGTGCACACTATCGAACGGATTTCCCGGAGACGGACCCGGATTGGCGACAGAACCTCATCGTCTCGGCCGACGAGCGCGGGCTCTCGATCCGACGCCGGGGCGTCGCCGAACCGAGCGAGCCGGTCCGTGAGGCGCTCGAGGAAGGGTACGCACTCGACTACCACCACCTCGAGTGA
- the sdhC gene encoding succinate dehydrogenase, cytochrome b556 subunit — MSQSYNRGLIEDFGRWKEFSAGMWAWIFHKFTGWMLIGYLFTHIAVLSSSLTGPEAYTNTIQGLESLFIIRVLEVGLLAVAVFHILNGLRLLMVDLGVGLDTQDKSFYASLVLTAIITVASVPTFMDGVTI; from the coding sequence ATGAGTCAGTCTTACAATCGCGGTCTCATCGAGGACTTCGGTCGCTGGAAGGAGTTCTCGGCCGGCATGTGGGCGTGGATCTTCCACAAGTTCACCGGGTGGATGCTGATCGGCTACTTGTTCACCCACATCGCCGTGCTGAGTAGCTCGCTTACCGGCCCCGAAGCGTATACGAACACCATTCAGGGTCTCGAGAGCCTCTTCATTATTCGAGTGCTCGAAGTCGGACTGCTCGCCGTGGCAGTCTTCCATATCCTGAACGGACTCCGCTTACTGATGGTCGACCTCGGCGTCGGCCTCGACACACAGGACAAGAGTTTCTACGCCTCGCTGGTGTTGACGGCAATCATCACCGTCGCGAGCGTCCCAACCTTCATGGACGGGGTGACGATCTAA
- a CDS encoding DNA-3-methyladenine glycosylase family protein has protein sequence MADADPDPETVLRADPVMAGVIDRREPHPLESNPNEYERLCVSIINQQLSTASAAAVRERVFDVLGGDVTPEAVLEASRADLLEAGLSRTKADYVENAARAFQERDLTRAGLAGYTNEAVIAELTEITGIGEWTAHMYLMFVLQRPDVLPLGDLAIRRGIESLYNDGAELTRAEMRDVAEPWRPYRSLASRYIWAEYEA, from the coding sequence ATGGCCGACGCCGATCCTGATCCGGAGACCGTCCTCCGAGCCGACCCCGTGATGGCGGGCGTGATCGACCGCCGCGAGCCACATCCACTCGAGTCGAACCCGAACGAGTACGAACGCCTCTGCGTGTCGATCATCAACCAGCAGTTATCGACGGCGAGTGCGGCTGCCGTCCGCGAGCGTGTCTTCGACGTTCTCGGGGGAGACGTTACGCCCGAAGCCGTCCTCGAAGCGTCCAGAGCAGACCTGCTCGAGGCCGGGCTCTCGAGGACGAAAGCCGACTACGTCGAAAACGCCGCCCGTGCATTCCAAGAGCGCGATCTCACGCGGGCCGGCCTCGCCGGGTACACGAACGAAGCGGTCATCGCAGAACTCACCGAGATAACCGGGATCGGTGAGTGGACCGCCCATATGTACCTCATGTTCGTTCTCCAGCGACCGGACGTGTTGCCGCTCGGCGATCTGGCGATTCGACGCGGCATCGAATCGCTGTACAACGATGGGGCAGAACTGACGCGAGCCGAGATGCGAGACGTGGCCGAGCCGTGGCGGCCCTACCGCAGTCTCGCGTCGCGGTACATCTGGGCCGAGTACGAGGCCTGA
- a CDS encoding succinate dehydrogenase hydrophobic membrane anchor subunit — MAERYSSFTPGGTTWLLQRVTAAFLVVVLAFHFFLLHFVNHAADVTFAGTQARMENVGYFLTMVLFLIAGTFHGVNGVYNALVNQGLKGTQKKVVLAVLVIASLALIAQGTYVATVMAGWT, encoded by the coding sequence ATGGCAGAACGATACTCTTCGTTCACGCCCGGCGGCACGACGTGGCTCCTCCAGCGGGTTACGGCGGCCTTCTTAGTCGTGGTGCTCGCATTCCACTTTTTCCTCTTGCACTTCGTCAACCACGCTGCGGACGTGACGTTCGCCGGAACGCAGGCTCGAATGGAGAACGTCGGCTACTTCCTGACGATGGTGTTGTTCCTGATCGCCGGAACGTTCCACGGCGTCAACGGTGTCTACAACGCCCTGGTCAACCAGGGACTCAAGGGGACCCAAAAGAAAGTCGTGCTTGCAGTCCTTGTTATCGCGAGCCTGGCACTCATCGCCCAGGGAACCTACGTTGCAACCGTCATGGCGGGGTGGACCTAA